One Panulirus ornatus isolate Po-2019 chromosome 16, ASM3632096v1, whole genome shotgun sequence genomic window carries:
- the LOC139753980 gene encoding proton myo-inositol cotransporter hmit-1.3-like, translated as MSICLHSAGMASMPWTISSETFPGWARSEASSINLAANLSSSMITSLTFLSLSEAIFTHGVFYLFMTFTLVFTVVFFFIMPETKGISLENMETLFSKPLGTGVIDKAPRVHPDAGRS; from the exons ATGTCCATATGCTTACATTCCGCAGGAATGGCTTCGATGCCCTGGACCATTAGCAGCGAGACTTTCCCCGGATGGGCGCGGTCTGAGGCCAGCAGCATCAACCTGGCCGCCAACTTGTCCTCCAGCATGATCACGAGTCTCACGTTCCTCAGCCTCAGTGAGGCTATCTTCACACATG GTGTGTTCTACTTGTTTATGACCTTCACCTTGGTGTTCACCGTGGTGTTCTTCTTCATAATGCCGGAGACGAAGGGTATCAGCCTGGAGAATATGGAGACGCTCTTCAGCAAACCCCTGGGCACCGGCGTTATTGACAAGGCTCCTCGCGTCCACCCTGACGCAGGCCGGAGTTAA